One segment of Clostridium ljungdahlii DSM 13528 DNA contains the following:
- the rnpA gene encoding ribonuclease P protein component, with translation MDVYRIKKNAEFRAVYRRGKSFSNNLLVLYIYRNKKGINRLGISVSKKVGKSVIRNRIKRLIKENFRLNIEDIKVGYDLVFIARNLSNGKSYIEIENSMKNLIKKAGLYNK, from the coding sequence ATGGATGTTTACAGAATAAAAAAGAATGCAGAATTTAGAGCTGTGTATAGAAGAGGAAAATCTTTTTCTAATAATCTATTAGTATTATATATCTACAGAAATAAAAAGGGTATAAATAGATTAGGTATATCAGTGAGTAAGAAGGTAGGAAAGAGTGTTATTAGAAATAGAATTAAACGATTAATTAAAGAAAATTTTAGGTTGAATATTGAAGACATAAAAGTTGGATATGATTTAGTATTTATAGCTAGGAATTTGTCAAATGGTAAAAGTTATATAGAAATAGAGAATTCCATGAAAAATTTAATTAAAAAAGCAGGTTTGTATAATAAATGA
- the rpmH gene encoding 50S ribosomal protein L34, translating to MWMTYQPKKKQRKREHGFRKRMRTLSGRNVIRRRRQKGRKRLTA from the coding sequence ATGTGGATGACTTATCAACCAAAAAAGAAACAAAGAAAAAGAGAGCATGGCTTTAGAAAAAGAATGAGAACTTTGTCAGGAAGAAATGTTATTAGAAGAAGAAGACAAAAAGGTAGAAAGAGATTAACAGCATAA